Proteins encoded together in one Candidatus Kaiserbacteria bacterium window:
- the thyA gene encoding thymidylate synthase, whose protein sequence is MENNQHPEYQYLNLMKDILENGSDKEVFFTPEVKQQYVDAGEQPPFIRSVFGRATRYDLSKGFPLLTTKKVFFRGIVHELLWFLSGDSNIKYLVDNDVHIWDEWAYKRYHKHMEQKGEKDDGQKAFIAQLKEEAEDSEFVKEWGDLVTIYGRMWRRWPASDGREIDQLGWVIKGLREKPFRKSYVVSAWNPDFIYAMASEDNKNEVPPFCHTTYQFSVVNGKLNLGLYQRSADLFLGVPFNIASYALLLKMVAQVTGLEAGEFVHFFGDVHLYSNHFDQVNEQLEREPRAFPEIKINPDRKEIDDFIFDDFELEGYDPHSTLKAPIANVGGY, encoded by the coding sequence ATGGAAAATAACCAACACCCTGAGTACCAGTATTTAAATCTCATGAAAGATATTCTTGAGAATGGCTCAGATAAAGAGGTTTTTTTCACACCAGAAGTAAAGCAGCAGTACGTAGACGCTGGCGAACAACCCCCATTCATTCGTTCTGTTTTTGGACGGGCTACCCGGTACGACCTTTCGAAAGGATTTCCATTACTTACTACCAAGAAGGTATTCTTTCGTGGGATTGTTCATGAACTCCTTTGGTTTTTGAGCGGCGATTCAAACATAAAGTATCTTGTAGATAACGACGTACATATTTGGGATGAGTGGGCATACAAGCGGTATCACAAGCACATGGAACAGAAGGGCGAAAAAGATGATGGGCAAAAAGCGTTCATCGCTCAGTTAAAAGAAGAGGCAGAAGACAGTGAGTTTGTTAAAGAATGGGGAGATTTAGTTACTATCTACGGCCGGATGTGGCGCAGATGGCCAGCAAGCGACGGAAGGGAGATTGATCAATTGGGCTGGGTGATTAAGGGTTTGCGAGAGAAGCCATTTCGAAAATCGTATGTTGTATCTGCCTGGAACCCTGATTTCATCTATGCGATGGCGTCAGAAGATAATAAAAACGAAGTGCCTCCTTTTTGCCACACTACTTACCAATTTTCGGTCGTTAACGGAAAACTAAACCTAGGTCTTTATCAGAGAAGTGCTGATTTATTCTTGGGAGTACCATTTAACATTGCGAGTTACGCACTTCTTTTGAAGATGGTGGCACAAGTTACTGGTCTTGAGGCTGGGGAATTCGTACACTTCTTTGGTGATGTGCATCTTTACTCAAATCATTTCGATCAAGTAAACGAACAGCTAGAACGCGAACCACGTGCATTTCCAGAAATTAAAATTAATCCTGATCGAAAAGAAATTGATGATTTTATTTTTGATGATTTTGAACTGGAAGGATATGATCCGCATTCGACACTAAAAG
- the dcd gene encoding dCTP deaminase, translating to MFLTDTDIKRAIENKDIVISDFDEERLQPASYDVILGNKFAVMESHTAHPIDPMTKILPEMREVEVPDGGRFVLNPGQMALGTLRDYVGSEQYLIQLSGKSSLARIGLVIHNTAGIINPGHYLHVTLELFNVNSVPIILRPGMEIAQLLFSPLSSSTEHSYSETGRFNGDNWEKNLTPEKKTRKTKK from the coding sequence ATGTTTCTTACCGACACAGACATAAAGAGGGCAATAGAAAATAAGGATATCGTCATTAGCGATTTTGATGAAGAGCGACTGCAGCCTGCAAGTTACGATGTAATTTTAGGTAATAAATTTGCCGTCATGGAATCGCATACCGCACACCCGATTGATCCTATGACGAAGATTTTGCCTGAAATGCGGGAGGTTGAAGTTCCAGATGGTGGTAGGTTCGTATTAAACCCAGGGCAAATGGCGCTTGGTACACTTCGTGATTACGTCGGTTCAGAGCAGTATCTCATTCAGCTCTCAGGAAAGAGTTCTCTTGCTCGCATCGGGCTTGTTATACATAACACAGCAGGAATTATAAATCCTGGGCACTATCTTCATGTAACTTTAGAATTATTTAATGTTAATAGTGTACCTATAATTTTGCGCCCAGGAATGGAGATAGCACAATTGCTATTTTCACCACTTTCGTCAAGCACCGAACACAGTTATTCAGAGACAGGGCGCTTTAATGGTGACAACTGGGAGAAAAACTTAACTCCTGAAAAGAAGACACGAAAAACTAAAAAATAA
- a CDS encoding TlpA family protein disulfide reductase, whose translation MKRFVTKQTVSLLLVTIVIIGSISFLLQPQEGVACTYDEGSLYSLTYADENGNCQTLEQYKAPVVVINAWASWCPFCVEELPDLALLADEFPEVPVIAINRGESSADAQDFLKTLTLSDKLHILFDPQDSFYRFIEGFGMPETVFVDEEGTVLFHKRGVMSLQEMRDTILLLTKRSQPNGSTKSRSLCLGGEGTCSI comes from the coding sequence ATGAAAAGATTTGTTACAAAACAAACAGTGTCTTTGCTCCTCGTTACAATTGTAATTATTGGAAGTATTTCCTTTCTTTTGCAGCCTCAAGAAGGGGTAGCGTGTACATACGATGAGGGCTCACTATATTCACTGACGTATGCAGATGAAAATGGAAATTGCCAAACACTCGAGCAGTACAAAGCTCCTGTTGTTGTTATCAACGCATGGGCGAGCTGGTGCCCGTTTTGTGTAGAAGAATTGCCAGATCTTGCTCTGCTTGCCGATGAGTTTCCTGAGGTGCCCGTGATTGCTATTAATCGTGGAGAATCTTCAGCGGATGCGCAAGACTTCTTGAAGACACTAACGCTAAGCGATAAGCTACATATCTTATTTGACCCACAAGATTCGTTTTATCGCTTCATCGAAGGATTTGGCATGCCAGAAACGGTGTTTGTAGATGAAGAAGGGACTGTGTTATTCCATAAGCGAGGAGTGATGTCGCTACAGGAGATGAGAGATACTATTTTGTTGTTAACCAAGCGCTCACAACCCAATGGTTCAACTAAAAGTCGTTCACTGTGTCTTGGGGGAGAAGGTACGTGTTCGATTTAA
- the secE gene encoding preprotein translocase subunit SecE: MRLIQYIKDTHAEMKHVSWPTQKQTMIFTILVILLSIVVALYLGAFDYVFSGLLNQII, translated from the coding sequence ATGAGACTTATTCAATATATTAAGGACACACATGCTGAAATGAAGCATGTTTCGTGGCCAACACAAAAACAAACAATGATTTTCACTATCTTGGTGATACTATTGTCTATCGTTGTCGCACTCTATCTTGGAGCGTTCGACTATGTATTTAGCGGCCTTCTAAACCAGATAATTTAA
- a CDS encoding CYTH domain-containing protein translates to MYEIEVKSLLGTQERADELRKKLIAQGGVLAGSNSQLNHYFKGTTESIFDKMKDIIMDGVEDLQNILTKGENHSVRTRKKDDDVILVVKASIDDGTSENAVSRMEYETKVPLSIEELDNCLLNAGMECQARWSRDREEYTYKDLVITLDKNAGYGWLSEFEKVVTDEAEAEQARAQIISAMKEFDIEELPQDRLERMFSYYNEHWPEYYGTDKIFIVE, encoded by the coding sequence ATGTATGAAATTGAGGTAAAGAGTTTGCTTGGTACACAAGAGAGGGCAGACGAGCTGCGTAAAAAACTAATCGCTCAAGGAGGTGTTCTCGCAGGGTCAAACTCGCAGTTGAACCACTATTTTAAAGGAACTACCGAAAGTATCTTCGACAAAATGAAGGATATCATTATGGATGGAGTAGAAGATTTGCAGAATATTCTTACCAAAGGAGAGAACCACTCGGTTCGTACTCGTAAAAAAGATGATGACGTGATTCTTGTGGTAAAGGCATCAATTGACGACGGAACAAGCGAGAATGCAGTGTCACGCATGGAGTATGAGACAAAAGTGCCACTTTCGATTGAGGAGTTGGACAACTGTCTTTTAAACGCAGGAATGGAATGTCAAGCACGGTGGTCGCGAGACAGAGAGGAGTATACATACAAAGATCTAGTCATAACTCTCGATAAAAATGCTGGATACGGATGGCTTAGTGAATTTGAGAAAGTTGTTACTGATGAAGCTGAGGCTGAACAGGCCCGAGCTCAAATAATTAGCGCAATGAAAGAGTTTGATATCGAGGAGCTCCCACAAGATAGACTCGAGCGCATGTTTTCATATTACAATGAACACTGGCCTGAGTATTATGGGACTGACAAAATATTTATCGTCGAATAA
- a CDS encoding dihydrofolate reductase: MNNRVIAIAAISKERRALGNKNELLWKIPGDLPRFKALTTGHPIIMGYNTYLSLPNLLPNRTNIVMTLEPNIEIKGAVVVNSAEEALAAAKNSEGNEEIYVIGGGMIYKAMLPFTDELDLTLVDDEPEADVFFPEYSEFTEVLSEEIHAESEPHFTRVTLRRP, translated from the coding sequence ATGAACAATCGAGTTATTGCTATAGCTGCTATATCTAAGGAACGCCGAGCTCTTGGAAATAAGAACGAATTACTTTGGAAAATTCCTGGTGATTTACCTCGTTTTAAAGCCCTCACTACAGGTCACCCAATAATTATGGGCTACAACACATATCTTTCTTTACCAAACTTGCTTCCAAACCGTACGAACATAGTAATGACTCTCGAGCCTAATATCGAAATCAAAGGTGCTGTTGTAGTTAACTCAGCCGAAGAAGCACTGGCGGCAGCTAAGAATTCAGAAGGAAATGAAGAGATATACGTTATAGGTGGTGGAATGATTTACAAAGCTATGCTTCCCTTTACGGACGAACTTGATCTCACACTCGTTGATGATGAGCCTGAAGCAGATGTCTTTTTCCCAGAGTACTCAGAGTTTACTGAAGTTCTAAGCGAAGAAATTCATGCAGAAAGCGAACCACACTTTACACGCGTAACACTTCGTCGTCCATAA
- the rplK gene encoding 50S ribosomal protein L11: protein MAKKIEKQLKLQVPAGKATPAPPLGPALGQAGINIGEFVNQFNEATRELGNDIIPVVISVYDDRSFDFILKTPPASSLLLKAIGEKKGSGKNTSKKVGKVTQQQLEDIAAVKMEDLSANDVKAGAKIIAGTARSMGIETE from the coding sequence ATGGCAAAGAAAATAGAAAAACAATTGAAGCTACAAGTACCGGCAGGTAAGGCAACTCCTGCGCCACCCTTGGGTCCTGCATTGGGGCAAGCTGGTATTAACATTGGTGAATTCGTAAATCAATTTAATGAGGCAACTCGTGAACTTGGTAACGATATAATCCCAGTTGTTATTAGCGTGTATGACGATCGAAGTTTTGACTTCATTCTCAAAACACCTCCTGCTTCAAGCCTATTGCTTAAGGCAATTGGAGAAAAGAAAGGGTCTGGGAAGAACACCAGCAAGAAAGTAGGTAAAGTTACACAACAGCAACTTGAAGATATCGCCGCTGTGAAAATGGAAGACCTTAGTGCCAACGACGTAAAGGCGGGTGCTAAGATTATTGCAGGAACTGCACGATCAATGGGAATCGAAACAGAATAA
- a CDS encoding DUF3179 domain-containing protein — protein MANNQESEVVSDVEKTDSAITDTTPSEVSETTNTQTQTTPKITADDGFKGIPEDEILSGGPGKDGIPSIDEPKFISVEKATFLDDDDFGMGIVHGDVARFYPFQILVWHEIVNDVLPVNGSVEELSVAVTYCPLCRTGVTYERRVDDEVVEFGVSGKLWKSNLLMYNRTNNEDNESLWSQVLGRAVTGVHTGKRLTIVPSDTVKFGDWKKQYPETQVLSKDTGAIRIYGRDPYGDYYTNRDVSFGATFSDARLHPKEYVLGVEHEGNFKAYVADSLPVGVTTDTFAGETITITKSEIGEVRMNIGDTPFSYIGGFWFSWLAVHPETELML, from the coding sequence ATGGCAAATAACCAAGAATCCGAAGTCGTTTCAGATGTTGAAAAAACAGACTCCGCAATAACAGATACCACTCCTTCAGAAGTTTCTGAAACCACAAACACACAAACACAGACAACTCCGAAAATTACAGCCGATGATGGTTTCAAAGGGATACCCGAGGATGAAATCCTTTCAGGTGGCCCTGGGAAAGACGGAATCCCTTCAATCGATGAGCCGAAATTCATTTCAGTAGAGAAGGCAACATTTTTAGACGACGATGATTTTGGTATGGGCATTGTGCATGGAGATGTTGCCCGTTTTTACCCGTTCCAAATACTCGTGTGGCATGAGATTGTAAACGATGTATTGCCGGTGAATGGGTCTGTAGAAGAATTGTCTGTTGCAGTCACGTACTGTCCACTGTGTCGTACTGGCGTTACTTATGAACGTCGCGTTGACGACGAGGTAGTAGAGTTTGGTGTTTCAGGAAAACTATGGAAGTCGAATTTACTGATGTACAACCGAACCAATAATGAAGACAACGAGTCACTGTGGTCACAAGTACTTGGACGTGCGGTGACGGGAGTTCATACTGGAAAACGGCTCACTATTGTACCTTCAGACACAGTGAAATTTGGCGATTGGAAGAAGCAATACCCAGAAACTCAAGTACTCTCAAAAGACACTGGAGCAATTCGTATCTACGGACGAGATCCGTATGGTGATTACTACACAAATCGAGATGTATCATTTGGTGCAACGTTTAGCGATGCACGGCTGCATCCTAAGGAATATGTACTTGGTGTAGAGCATGAGGGCAACTTTAAAGCATATGTTGCCGACAGTCTCCCAGTGGGTGTTACTACCGACACGTTTGCAGGTGAGACGATAACTATTACTAAAAGCGAAATTGGTGAGGTGCGAATGAACATTGGTGACACACCGTTCTCGTATATTGGAGGTTTTTGGTTCTCTTGGCTTGCTGTTCATCCAGAAACAGAATTAATGCTCTAG
- the nusG gene encoding transcription termination/antitermination factor NusG, translated as MAKQQATLERRWYVIHTYSGYEEAVARNLRQRIESMNMQDQIFAVVVPTEKKIKVKAGKRVEEAEKIYPGYVLVDMLVNDESWYVVRNTPRVTGFVGSGTQPVPMEQAEVDALFKRMESDTAKHKIELAIDDAVVIADGPFKELEGKVGEVDEERGKVKVMVPMFGRETPVELDFLQVRRI; from the coding sequence ATGGCGAAACAACAAGCAACACTAGAACGTCGGTGGTACGTTATTCATACGTATTCAGGGTACGAAGAGGCAGTTGCTCGCAACTTGCGTCAGCGTATTGAGTCAATGAACATGCAAGATCAAATTTTTGCAGTCGTTGTTCCTACCGAAAAGAAAATAAAGGTAAAGGCTGGTAAGCGGGTAGAGGAGGCAGAAAAGATCTACCCAGGGTACGTGCTCGTAGATATGCTCGTAAACGACGAGTCGTGGTACGTAGTTCGTAACACTCCTCGTGTAACTGGTTTCGTTGGCTCAGGTACACAACCAGTACCTATGGAGCAGGCAGAAGTAGATGCGCTCTTTAAACGAATGGAATCTGATACGGCAAAGCATAAGATTGAGCTTGCGATTGATGACGCTGTAGTTATCGCTGATGGGCCTTTCAAAGAACTTGAAGGTAAGGTTGGAGAAGTAGACGAAGAGCGAGGTAAGGTTAAAGTTATGGTGCCTATGTTTGGTCGCGAGACACCAGTAGAGCTCGACTTCTTGCAAGTACGGCGAATTTAG
- a CDS encoding serine hydroxymethyltransferase codes for MATPQHIPFLEGQDDDIYTAIRGEEKRQEEGLELIPSENYVSLAVREASGSIFTNKYSEGYPGKRYYGGQEFTDSIEDIARNRAKKIFNCEYANVQPHAGANANIAAYFALLEPGDTVLGMDLSHGGHLTHGHPVTYITKIFNFVRYKMKDTETGEIDYEEMRDVALREKPKILLAGYSAYSRELDYKKMADIAKEVGAISLMDAAHIAGLIAGGVHENPFDHGFDVMTTTTHKTLRGPRGGMILVKSDEEIAKKIDKSLFPGLQGGPLMHQIAAKAVAFDEVLHPSFKEYAAQMVKNAAAMAEVFEREEVRMLGGGTSNHLILADITNFGIDGHTAEVALDEVGITLNKNMIADDPNPPMRPSGIRFGTPAITTRGFTEKECARVAELMIEVLRSHEDDSVKKQVHEEIKALAAKFPVPDKHY; via the coding sequence ATGGCTACACCACAACACATACCTTTTTTAGAAGGGCAAGATGACGATATTTACACCGCAATTAGAGGCGAAGAGAAACGACAAGAAGAAGGCTTAGAACTCATTCCTTCAGAGAACTACGTTTCACTTGCCGTACGTGAAGCAAGCGGCTCCATTTTTACAAATAAGTACTCTGAAGGGTACCCAGGAAAGCGGTACTATGGCGGGCAGGAATTTACCGACTCAATAGAAGATATCGCACGGAATCGTGCAAAAAAAATATTTAACTGCGAGTATGCAAACGTACAGCCCCACGCTGGTGCCAATGCAAATATAGCCGCGTATTTCGCACTCCTTGAACCAGGCGACACGGTACTTGGTATGGACCTTTCTCACGGCGGACACTTAACGCATGGCCATCCGGTGACGTACATAACCAAGATTTTTAACTTTGTTCGATACAAAATGAAAGACACCGAAACTGGTGAGATAGATTACGAAGAAATGCGAGACGTGGCACTTCGCGAGAAGCCTAAAATTCTACTCGCTGGGTACTCGGCGTACAGTCGTGAACTCGATTACAAAAAAATGGCAGATATTGCAAAAGAAGTGGGCGCTATTTCTCTAATGGATGCAGCACACATTGCCGGATTAATAGCCGGTGGCGTCCACGAGAACCCGTTTGATCATGGTTTTGATGTAATGACTACAACGACACATAAAACACTGCGTGGACCACGTGGGGGGATGATTTTGGTGAAGTCTGATGAAGAGATTGCAAAGAAAATCGATAAGAGTCTTTTCCCAGGATTACAAGGTGGTCCGCTTATGCATCAAATAGCAGCAAAGGCTGTAGCGTTTGATGAAGTACTTCACCCTAGTTTTAAAGAATACGCTGCACAAATGGTAAAAAACGCAGCTGCAATGGCAGAGGTTTTTGAGCGTGAAGAAGTACGAATGCTTGGCGGTGGAACCAGCAACCATCTTATTCTTGCAGACATTACCAACTTTGGTATCGACGGACACACTGCAGAGGTGGCACTTGATGAGGTTGGAATAACACTAAACAAAAACATGATAGCCGATGATCCAAATCCACCGATGCGACCATCAGGTATTCGGTTTGGTACTCCTGCTATTACTACACGAGGTTTTACTGAGAAAGAGTGTGCTCGTGTTGCGGAATTAATGATTGAAGTGCTGCGCAGTCACGAAGATGATAGCGTAAAGAAACAGGTTCACGAGGAGATAAAAGCATTAGCTGCAAAGTTTCCAGTTCCTGATAAGCACTACTAA